In Mycolicibacterium alvei, a single window of DNA contains:
- the nei2 gene encoding endonuclease VIII Nei2 has protein sequence MPEGDTVFHTATALRDALAGKTLTRCDIRVPRYATVDLTGQVVDEVLSRGKHLFLRVGRASIHAHLKMEGSWRIGWSRVAAHRIRIVLETADSRATGIDLGVLEVLDRDTDMAAVEHLGPDLLGPDWEPRTAAANLAADPDRPLAPTLLDQRVMAGVGNVYCNELCFVFGRLPTSPVSSLTDPLRVAQRARDMLWLNRSRWNRTTTGDTRHGRQLWVYGRAGEPCRRCGTLIETDAGGDRVTYWCPVCQT, from the coding sequence ATGCCCGAAGGTGACACCGTCTTCCACACCGCCACCGCGTTGCGCGATGCGCTGGCGGGTAAGACGTTGACCCGCTGCGATATCAGGGTGCCCCGCTACGCCACGGTCGACCTGACCGGGCAGGTGGTCGATGAAGTTCTCAGCCGAGGCAAGCACTTGTTCCTCCGCGTGGGCCGGGCCAGCATCCACGCCCATCTCAAGATGGAGGGCAGTTGGCGCATCGGCTGGTCCAGAGTCGCGGCCCACCGGATCCGGATCGTGCTGGAGACCGCCGATAGTCGGGCCACCGGGATCGACCTCGGCGTGCTCGAAGTGCTGGACCGCGACACCGACATGGCGGCGGTCGAGCATCTGGGCCCGGACCTGCTCGGCCCGGACTGGGAGCCCCGCACCGCGGCGGCCAATCTGGCCGCCGATCCGGACCGGCCCCTGGCGCCGACGCTGCTCGATCAGCGGGTGATGGCCGGTGTCGGCAATGTGTACTGCAATGAACTGTGTTTCGTGTTCGGGCGGCTACCTACCTCCCCGGTGAGCTCACTGACCGACCCCCTACGTGTCGCACAACGCGCCCGGGATATGCTGTGGCTCAACCGGTCCCGCTGGAACCGCACCACCACCGGTGATACCCGGCACGGACGGCAACTGTGGGTGTACGGCCGCGCCGGTGAACCCTGCCGCCGCTGCGGGACTCTGATCGAGACCGATGCCGGCGGTGACCGGGTGACCTACTGGTGTCCGGTGTGCCAGACCTGA